In Candida orthopsilosis Co 90-125, chromosome 6 draft sequence, the following are encoded in one genomic region:
- a CDS encoding Adh1 alcohol dehydrogenase, protein MSIGSKFFSFNLFKSIRLNKVTNPIRITTSTTTKKHFLSPMSEIPKTQKAVVFETSGGKLEYKDIPVPKPKSNELLIHVKYSGVCHTDLHAWKGDWPLDTKLPLVGGHEGAGVVVGMGDNVKGWKIGDYAGIKWLNGSCLNCEFCEQGAEPNCPDADLSGYTHDGSFEQYATADAVQAARIPKNADLAKAAPILCAGVTVYKALKTAQLKAGEWVCISGAGGGLGSLAIQYAVAMGYRVVGIDGGADKGEYVKSLGAEAYIDFTKEKDIVAAVKKATNGGPHGVINVSVSEKAINQSVEYVRPLGKVVLVGLPAGSKVVAPVFDAVVKSVEIKGSYVGNRKDTQEAVDFFARGKVNCQIKIVGLSELPEVFKLMEEGKILGRYVLDTSK, encoded by the coding sequence ATGTCAATTGGTTCgaaatttttcagttttAACTTGTTTAAATCAATTAGACTTAACAAAGTAACTAATCCGATTAGAATAACTACAAGTACAACTACTAAAAAACATTTCTTATCTCCAATGTCAGAAATTCCAAAGACTCAAAAAgctgttgtttttgaaacaagcGGAGGTAAATTAGAATACAAGGATATTCCAGttccaaaaccaaaatccAACGAGTTGTTGATCCATGTTAAATACTCGGGTGTTTGCCACACTGATTTACATGCTTGGAAAGGTGATTGGCCATTGGACACCAAATTACCCCTTGTTGGTGGTCATGAAGGTGCcggtgttgttgttggtatgGGTGATAATGTTAAAGGATGGAAAATTGGTGATTATGCTGGTATCAAATGGTTGAATGGTTCGTGTTTGAATTGTGAATTTTGTGAACAAGGTGCGGAACCAAATTGTCCTGATGCTGATTTGTCTGGTTATACTCATGATGGATCCTTTGAACAATATGCCACTGCTGATGCTGTTCAAGCTGCTAGAATCCCCAAGAATGCTGATTTAGCTAAAGCTGCTCCAATTTTGTGTGCTGGTGTTACTGTTTACAAGGCTTTGAAGACTGCTCAATTAAAGGCTGGTGAATGGGTTTGTATTTCTGGTGCTGGCGGTGGTTTGGGTTCATTGGCTATTCAATATGCTGTAGCCATGGGTTACAgagttgttggtattgatgGAGGTGCCGACAAGGGAGAATATGTTAAATCTTTGGGAGCTGAGGCTTATATCGATTTCACCAAGGAAAAAGatattgttgctgctgttaAAAAGGCAACTAATGGGGGTCCACATGGTGTAATTAACGTTTCTGTTTCTGAAAAGGCTATTAACCAATCAGTTGAATATGTTAGACCATTGGGTAAGgttgttcttgttggtTTGCCAGCTGGTTCTAAAGTTGTCGCTCCTGTTTTCGATGCTGTTGTCAAATCCGTTGAGATTAAAGGTTCTTATGTTGGTAACAGAAAGGACACTCAAGAAGCTGTTGATTTCTTTGCTAGAGGTAAAGTCAATTGTCAAATTAAGATTGTTGGTCTTAGTGAATTACCAgaagttttcaaattaatGGAAGAAGGTAAGATCTTGGGAAGATACGTACTTGACACAAGCAAGTAA